One Myxococcus xanthus DNA segment encodes these proteins:
- the tssH gene encoding type VI secretion system ATPase TssH — protein MGAPIRVDPKALVRRLTPTSTRLLEAAVARASAGRFYEIVPEHMLVQMLEPEDSDVARILQQFGVDRRHLLASMERALQGLRAGSSGRPVFSETLFQWFEEAWLLASVEQGATRLRSGLLFAQFVSRRARYTAELFPELDAISRDELMSSLDVVLRPSPENVEVASADAAASGAAGGAASGAGGRGDEALKRFATSFTGRVREGKIDPIFGRHREIRQMVDILSRRRKNNPILVGEPGVGKTALVEGLAWAIVRGEVPDALKNVELLGLDLGLLQAGAGVRGEFENRLKAVISEVKASPTPIILFIDEAHTIIGAGGSQGGTDASNLLKPALARGELRTLAATTWAEYKKYFEKDAALERRFQPVKVEEPSEEDAELMLRGLRPTYEAAHGVIIRDEAVTAAVRLSSRYISGRQLPDKAVDLLDTSAARVKIELSTRPEELVQLDQEISALERERDTRKRDLAEGTGGPDEQTSLEAAEAKLSATVDARATLHARWETERTAVAALMEARKALREAAPDTDSAPLKAAVDEAAAKLAATRGEVPLVHADVDADIVARVVAGWTGVPVGKMRSDLLESVLNLEDKLRGRVRGQEAALKKVAEIIRISQAGIRNPDTPIGVMLFVGPSGVGKTETALALADALYGGERFMTTLNMSEFQEKHTVSRLIGSPPGYVGYGEGGLLTEAVRQRPYSVVLLDECEKADLEVMNLFYQVFDKGSLTDGEGRAVDFKNTVLILTSNLASDLVMRMFEDGAQPTSDEVLSVIRPALSQHFKPALLARMTVVPFGPVQRDVMRQIAEMKLAKLVSRLRTAHNVETTLAPELLDELARRCTESEMGARNMEQILQGSLMPALSRELLQHLVSGAVPPKLHVALTEGGDWDLRFAEA, from the coding sequence TTGGGGGCTCCCATTCGCGTCGATCCGAAAGCGCTCGTCCGTCGCCTGACGCCCACCTCTACCCGTCTGCTCGAGGCCGCCGTGGCCCGGGCCAGCGCGGGACGGTTCTATGAAATCGTCCCGGAGCACATGCTGGTGCAGATGCTGGAGCCGGAGGACTCGGACGTCGCGCGCATCCTCCAGCAGTTCGGCGTGGACCGCCGCCACCTGCTGGCCAGCATGGAGCGCGCCCTCCAGGGCCTGCGCGCGGGCAGCTCCGGCCGGCCCGTCTTCTCCGAGACGCTGTTCCAGTGGTTCGAGGAAGCGTGGCTCCTGGCTTCCGTGGAGCAGGGCGCCACGCGGCTGCGCTCGGGCCTGCTGTTCGCCCAGTTCGTCAGCCGGCGCGCGCGCTACACCGCGGAGCTGTTCCCCGAGCTGGACGCCATCAGCCGCGACGAGCTGATGAGCTCGCTGGACGTGGTGCTGCGGCCCTCGCCCGAGAATGTCGAGGTCGCCTCCGCGGATGCCGCCGCCAGTGGCGCCGCGGGAGGCGCGGCCAGTGGCGCGGGCGGCCGTGGGGATGAAGCCCTCAAGCGCTTCGCCACGTCCTTCACCGGCCGGGTGCGCGAGGGGAAGATCGACCCCATCTTCGGCCGGCACCGCGAAATCCGGCAGATGGTGGACATCCTCTCCCGCCGCCGGAAGAACAACCCCATCCTGGTGGGCGAGCCCGGCGTGGGCAAGACGGCGCTGGTGGAGGGCCTGGCCTGGGCCATCGTCCGGGGCGAGGTGCCCGACGCGCTGAAGAACGTGGAGCTGCTGGGGCTGGACCTGGGCCTGCTCCAGGCGGGCGCGGGCGTGCGCGGCGAGTTCGAGAACCGCCTCAAGGCCGTCATCTCCGAGGTGAAGGCCTCCCCCACCCCCATCATCCTGTTCATCGACGAGGCGCACACCATCATCGGCGCGGGCGGCTCGCAGGGCGGCACGGACGCGTCCAACCTGCTCAAGCCGGCGCTGGCGCGCGGTGAGCTGCGCACGCTCGCGGCCACCACCTGGGCCGAGTACAAGAAGTACTTCGAGAAGGACGCCGCGCTGGAGCGGCGCTTCCAGCCGGTCAAGGTGGAGGAGCCCAGCGAGGAGGACGCGGAGCTGATGCTGCGCGGCCTGCGCCCCACGTACGAAGCGGCCCACGGCGTCATCATCCGCGACGAAGCCGTCACCGCCGCGGTGCGCCTGTCCAGCCGGTACATCTCCGGCCGGCAGCTCCCGGACAAGGCGGTGGACCTGCTGGACACGTCCGCGGCCCGCGTGAAGATTGAGCTGTCCACCCGGCCCGAGGAGCTGGTGCAACTGGACCAGGAGATTTCGGCGCTGGAGCGCGAGCGCGACACGCGCAAGCGCGACCTCGCCGAGGGCACGGGCGGCCCGGACGAACAGACGTCCCTGGAGGCCGCCGAGGCGAAGCTGAGCGCCACGGTGGATGCACGAGCCACGCTGCATGCGCGCTGGGAGACGGAGCGTACGGCCGTCGCGGCGCTGATGGAGGCCCGCAAGGCCCTGCGCGAGGCCGCTCCGGACACGGACTCCGCGCCACTGAAGGCGGCCGTGGACGAAGCTGCGGCGAAGCTGGCGGCCACGCGCGGCGAGGTGCCGCTGGTACACGCGGACGTGGACGCGGACATCGTCGCGCGGGTGGTGGCGGGCTGGACGGGCGTGCCCGTGGGGAAGATGCGCAGCGACCTGCTGGAGTCGGTGCTCAACCTGGAGGACAAGCTCCGGGGCCGGGTGCGGGGCCAGGAGGCGGCGCTGAAGAAGGTTGCGGAAATCATCCGCATCTCCCAGGCCGGCATCCGCAACCCGGACACGCCCATTGGCGTGATGCTCTTCGTGGGCCCCAGCGGCGTGGGCAAGACGGAGACGGCGCTGGCGCTGGCGGACGCGCTCTATGGCGGCGAGCGCTTCATGACGACGCTCAACATGAGCGAGTTCCAGGAGAAGCACACGGTGAGCCGGCTCATCGGCTCGCCGCCGGGCTACGTGGGATACGGCGAGGGCGGCCTGCTGACGGAAGCCGTGCGTCAGCGGCCCTACTCCGTCGTGCTGCTGGACGAGTGCGAGAAGGCCGACCTGGAGGTGATGAACCTCTTCTACCAGGTGTTCGACAAGGGCTCGCTGACGGACGGCGAGGGCCGCGCGGTGGACTTCAAGAACACCGTGCTCATCCTCACCAGCAACCTGGCCTCGGACCTGGTGATGCGGATGTTCGAGGACGGCGCGCAGCCCACCTCCGATGAGGTGCTGTCGGTGATTCGCCCCGCGCTCAGCCAGCACTTCAAGCCGGCGCTGCTGGCTCGAATGACGGTCGTCCCCTTCGGGCCGGTGCAGCGCGACGTGATGCGCCAGATTGCCGAGATGAAGCTGGCCAAGCTGGTGAGCCGGCTGCGCACGGCGCACAACGTGGAGACGACGCTGGCGCCAGAGTTGCTGGACGAGCTTGCGCGCCGCTGCACGGAGTCGGAGATGGGGGCGCGCAACATGGAGCAGATTCTCCAGGGCTCGCTGATGCCGGCGCTGTCCCGCGAGTTGCTGCAGCACCTGGTGAGCGGCGCGGTGCCCCCGAAGCTGCATGTGGCCCTGACCGAGGGAGGCGACTGGGACCTCCGGTTCGCCGAGGCCTGA
- a CDS encoding HPF/RaiA family ribosome-associated protein, with protein MRVEIRARNIPLTETLRTYAERRVRFALDRLSDRVKEVVVRLEDANGPKGGVDQVCRVALRLEHGRELAIESSDTNLLAAIDRTLERASNAVTRAVGRAQRQDGTRLRDAAWQPEEAAALT; from the coding sequence ATGCGAGTCGAAATCCGAGCCCGGAACATCCCCCTCACAGAGACCCTTCGAACCTACGCCGAGCGTCGCGTGCGCTTCGCCCTGGACCGGCTGTCCGACAGGGTGAAGGAAGTCGTCGTGCGGCTGGAGGATGCCAACGGCCCCAAGGGCGGCGTGGACCAGGTGTGCCGCGTGGCACTCCGCCTGGAACACGGGCGGGAGCTGGCCATCGAATCCTCGGACACCAACCTGCTGGCGGCCATCGACCGGACGCTGGAGCGCGCCAGCAACGCCGTCACGCGGGCGGTGGGCCGCGCGCAGCGCCAGGACGGCACCCGGCTGCGTGACGCAGCCTGGCAGCCCGAGGAGGCCGCCGCGCTGACATGA
- the tssG gene encoding type VI secretion system baseplate subunit TssG gives MASEERLPDAFVETAQKLAELAPRVGFFPLVAFLERLTSQATRVGGAGPVNEEMIRFRHDPSLGFPSGDVSSVTLHQVPVRAEDPYSKRPLFEVVTRFLGLTGAVSPLPHYLAEEVAQEDPDHPVRREFLDLFHHRLLSLLYRIESKYRVTSETDTSFSDQWSRRLLALGGFDTYEKALEGTLPTWRLLRIAPLLASRARTSEQLEVALEDVLGDDLEGARVSVRQFVGRWVDIDARARLGHSNHQLGRNMLLGGKAFDRTGKIQIHIRPLPPRAYKRLMQEGDLLPLVREVVALFVRDPLEYDLELGLTEGVQHQFRLSSREPSQLGRDTWLGLSQQTQMSVPVVK, from the coding sequence GTGGCTTCCGAGGAACGGCTCCCAGACGCTTTTGTAGAGACGGCCCAGAAGCTGGCCGAGCTGGCGCCCCGGGTGGGCTTCTTTCCCCTGGTGGCGTTCTTGGAGCGGCTGACGTCGCAGGCCACGCGCGTGGGCGGCGCGGGGCCCGTCAACGAGGAGATGATTCGCTTCCGGCACGACCCGTCCCTGGGGTTCCCCTCGGGCGACGTGTCGTCCGTGACGCTCCACCAGGTGCCGGTGCGGGCGGAGGACCCGTATTCGAAGCGGCCGCTCTTCGAGGTGGTGACACGCTTCCTGGGCCTGACGGGCGCGGTGAGTCCCCTGCCCCACTACCTGGCCGAGGAGGTCGCGCAGGAGGACCCGGACCACCCGGTGCGGCGCGAGTTCCTGGACCTGTTCCACCACCGGCTGCTGTCGCTGCTGTACCGCATCGAGTCGAAGTACCGCGTCACGAGCGAGACGGACACATCCTTCTCGGACCAGTGGTCCCGGCGCCTGCTGGCGCTGGGCGGGTTCGACACCTACGAGAAGGCCCTGGAGGGTACGCTGCCGACCTGGCGCCTGCTGCGGATTGCCCCGCTGCTGGCCAGCCGGGCGAGGACGTCCGAGCAGTTGGAGGTCGCGCTCGAGGACGTGCTGGGCGACGACCTGGAGGGCGCGCGGGTGTCGGTGCGCCAGTTCGTGGGCCGCTGGGTGGACATCGACGCCCGGGCGCGGCTGGGCCACTCCAACCACCAACTGGGGCGCAACATGCTGCTGGGCGGCAAGGCCTTCGACCGGACGGGGAAGATTCAAATCCACATCCGGCCGCTGCCGCCGCGCGCCTACAAGCGGCTGATGCAGGAAGGGGACTTGCTGCCACTGGTGAGAGAAGTGGTAGCCCTCTTCGTGAGGGACCCCCTGGAGTACGATTTGGAGCTGGGGCTCACCGAAGGCGTGCAGCACCAGTTCCGGCTCTCCAGCCGGGAGCCGAGTCAGCTCGGGCGGGACACGTGGCTGGGCCTGAGTCAGCAGACGCAGATGAGTGTCCCCGTGGTGAAATGA